A single Entelurus aequoreus isolate RoL-2023_Sb linkage group LG11, RoL_Eaeq_v1.1, whole genome shotgun sequence DNA region contains:
- the gsdmeb gene encoding gasdermin Eb gives MFATATRNFVEEVDPGGVLIPMRSLNDSITLLTVVARQKRVWFWQKPKHLLTDFTLNDILTGDAITPDVTETDFIKYDGTYGDNIQGTVDAHFIQSNMNMEGKDSSKLQSSFGSLKKNEVDVQKLLKDSKNRILDMSHCLIQQTRKKRQVFGIVKERIVTSQPCYVIEEVQQTGQCAGTFSLCGPKSPKVILKDNGSLSKDSNISMEIPTNTTLAYALIELEVKHDGRYDLCLMSNIKGGFEVDSPSEKVPLSVTAASVPNNSEVNRLRQEVDQLCGNFQLLSSLPAATKSSLLQHITAVLGDRTALSGLQSALDQMLLGKSANMADVPAAHKDNIQAVLDVLGESAETELTAFHLVISALDELTSDCLAALRVCCTSHVLKILELLVRSVSASRESPASSVDLAALADHVLYSIEHLFASSNVTLRRDGDTLRTEINHQQGNRPLIMCIALRGLYSLAH, from the exons ATGTTTGCTACAGCGACCAGAAACTTCGTGGAGGAAGTGGACCCTGGAGGTGTGTTGATCCCAATGAGAAGCCTCAATGACTCCATCACTTTGCTCACTGTGGTCGCAAGGCAGAAACGTGTGTGGTTCTGGCAGAAGCCCAAACATCTCCTAACTGACTTCACTCTCAATGACATCCTCACAGGAGACGCCATCACCCCAG ATGTAACAGAGACAGACTTCATCAAATACGACGGGACGTACGGTGACAACATTCAAGGGACGGTGGATGCACATTTCATCCAATCCAATATGAACATGGAGGGCAAAGACTCTTCCAAACTGCAGTCGTCATTTGGCAGTTTGAAGAAGAATGAAGTGGATGTCCAAAAGCTGctcaaagactctaaaaacag GATCCTGGACATGTCCCATTGTCTGATCCAGCAGACCAGGAAGAAGCGTCAGGTGTTTGGCATCGTGAAGGAGCGCATTGTGACCAGCCAGCCTTGTTATGTCATAGAGGAGGTGCAGCAGACAGGACAGTGTGCGGGGACATTCAGCCTCTGTGGACCCAAGAGTCCAAAG GTTATACTGAAAGACAATGGCAGCCTGAGCAAAGACAGTAACATTTCCATGGAGATTCCCACTAACACCACCCTGGCCTATGCCCTCATTGAGCTCGAGGTCAAGCATGACGGTCGCTATG ATCTCTGTCTGATGTCAAACATCAAGGGGGGCTTCGAGGTGGACAGTCCTTCTGAAAAAGTACCGCTGAGTGTCACCGCCGCTTCTGTGCCAAACAACTCTGAAGTCAACCGTCTCAGGCAGG AAGTGGACCAGCTGTGTGGTAATTTCCAGCTGCTCTCATCTCTTCCTGCTGCCACCAAGTCATCTCTGCTGCAGCACATCACAGCCGTCCTGGGGGACAGAACAGCTCTCAGTGGTCTTCAGAGCGCG CTGGACCAGATGCTCCTGGGTAAGAGCGCCAACATGGCGGATGTACCAGCGGCACACAAAGACAACATTCAGGCTGTACTGGACGTCCTGGGAGAGTCAGCTGAGACAGAGCTCACAGCATTTCACCTTGTTATCAGTGCTTTGGACG AGCTAACAAGTGATTGTCTCGCTGCACTGAGAGTCTGTTGCACTTCTCATGTGTTGAAAATCCTGGAACTTTTG GTGCGAAGCGTATCAGCAAGCAGGGAGTCACCAGCGAGCAGCGTTGACCTGGCTGCTCTGGCAGACCACGTCTTGTACAGCATTGAACATCTGTTCGCTTCCTCTAACGTGACCCTGAGGAGAGACGGTGACACATTGAGGACAGAAATAAATCATCAGCAGGGTAACCGTCCTCTCATTATGTGTATCGCTCTCAGAGGCCTCTACTCACTGGCCCACTGA